One window of Chryseobacterium sp. JJR-5R genomic DNA carries:
- a CDS encoding PAS domain-containing sensor histidine kinase, translating into MNNKLPLPPSAEDFEDFFESSLCGFVITDREGKIARINRRAAGWLNTVPEELSGKRFSDILAVGGKIYFETHLWPLLRMQGYFDEVALELADSGNGKMPVYINGYERKDDNDQPLFIRFTVFRASDRRLYEENLQTAKQLAEANLEMEQQNALIREQFIAVLGHDLRNPLGGVMSAAQLVARSDLGAREEKLVKLIQTGSKRMHNMINDIMDLARGRLGGGFPVSPVETDLEQLLNQVSDELKVVWPERSIESDFNITQKVICDPGRLSQMASNLLANAIIHGSPVTPILIQAAVTEDIWEISVTNQGKPVPKEALPHLFHPFRREGKQKSQNGLGLGLYIASEIAKAHNGTLTVTSNEQQTCFTFRAHLLEMAMPYK; encoded by the coding sequence ATGAACAATAAACTTCCTCTCCCTCCTTCTGCCGAAGATTTTGAAGATTTTTTCGAGTCCTCGCTGTGTGGCTTTGTCATAACAGACAGGGAAGGGAAAATTGCGAGGATCAACAGGCGGGCAGCCGGCTGGCTCAATACGGTACCTGAAGAATTATCGGGGAAACGCTTTTCTGATATCCTGGCTGTGGGTGGTAAAATTTATTTTGAAACGCATCTTTGGCCCTTATTGCGGATGCAGGGGTATTTTGATGAGGTTGCCCTTGAACTGGCAGATTCAGGGAACGGAAAAATGCCTGTTTATATAAACGGCTATGAAAGGAAAGATGATAATGATCAGCCACTCTTTATCCGATTTACAGTTTTCCGTGCGTCAGACCGCCGTCTGTACGAAGAAAACCTGCAGACTGCCAAACAGCTTGCGGAAGCCAATCTGGAAATGGAACAGCAGAATGCCCTGATCCGTGAACAGTTTATTGCCGTTCTGGGACATGACCTCCGGAACCCGCTCGGCGGCGTTATGAGCGCAGCACAACTGGTGGCAAGATCCGATTTGGGGGCGCGTGAAGAAAAACTCGTCAAATTAATCCAGACAGGATCAAAAAGGATGCATAATATGATTAACGACATCATGGATCTGGCACGCGGGCGGCTTGGCGGCGGCTTTCCTGTCAGCCCGGTTGAAACAGACCTTGAACAGTTGCTTAACCAGGTGAGTGATGAATTAAAAGTGGTATGGCCGGAAAGAAGCATCGAATCGGATTTCAATATCACGCAGAAGGTCATATGCGATCCCGGACGTTTATCCCAAATGGCCTCCAACCTGCTGGCCAATGCCATCATCCATGGTTCACCTGTCACCCCTATACTTATACAGGCTGCGGTAACGGAAGATATATGGGAAATTTCTGTAACCAATCAGGGAAAGCCGGTCCCGAAAGAAGCATTGCCGCATCTTTTCCATCCGTTCCGCCGGGAAGGTAAACAGAAGAGCCAGAACGGATTGGGCCTGGGACTGTATATTGCTTCTGAAATAGCGAAGGCTCACAACGGCACATTAACGGTGACGTCAAACGAACAGCAGACCTGTTTTACGTTCCGTGCCCATCTTCTGGAAATGGCAATGCCTTATAAATAA
- a CDS encoding alpha/beta hydrolase, translating to MSILKRNHVMVSGTGDTVIMFAHGFGCDQNMWRYVYPAFESSYRTVLFDHVGAGNSDISAYSFKKYNNLEGYAEDIVEIARELDIKNGIFVGHSVSAVMGLMAADIAPDIFKTLILVSPSPSYINQDGYTGGFSRSEINELLESMDNNHLGWSMSIAPVIMGNPDRKELGEELTNSFCKTDPEIARQFARTTFLTDKRHILPQTDIPVLILQCSNDVIAPEEVGCYMHEHIPDSTLVIMDATGHCPNLSAPEETVSAIKNYLYEQ from the coding sequence ATGAGTATACTTAAGAGAAACCATGTCATGGTAAGCGGGACCGGTGATACTGTAATAATGTTTGCCCATGGTTTCGGCTGTGACCAGAATATGTGGCGGTATGTTTACCCTGCTTTCGAGAGCAGTTACAGGACAGTTCTTTTTGATCATGTAGGGGCAGGAAATTCAGATATTTCAGCCTATTCTTTTAAAAAATACAATAATCTTGAAGGCTATGCTGAAGATATTGTGGAAATTGCCCGCGAACTGGATATTAAAAACGGTATTTTTGTAGGGCATTCCGTAAGTGCTGTCATGGGACTTATGGCAGCGGATATAGCACCGGATATTTTTAAAACACTGATTCTGGTCAGCCCCTCGCCTTCGTATATCAATCAGGACGGCTATACCGGCGGGTTCAGCAGATCGGAAATCAATGAGCTGCTGGAATCAATGGACAATAACCACCTGGGCTGGTCAATGTCAATTGCACCGGTCATTATGGGAAACCCGGACAGAAAAGAACTTGGGGAAGAACTCACAAACAGCTTCTGTAAGACTGATCCTGAAATTGCCAGGCAGTTTGCCCGAACCACTTTTCTTACCGACAAACGCCATATCCTGCCGCAGACTGACATTCCCGTTCTAATCCTGCAGTGCAGCAATGATGTAATTGCACCGGAAGAAGTGGGCTGTTATATGCATGAACACATACCTGACAGTACGCTGGTTATCATGGATGCTACCGGACACTGCCCGAATTTGAGCGCTCCTGAAGAAACCGTTTCAGCAATAAAAAATTATTTATATGAACAATAA
- a CDS encoding ice-binding family protein, with protein sequence MRKFLHLVALVTFMCFNSHAMGQAPVLGAVSNFALFSTNGAVSNTGLSHLTGNVGTNNGASTNFGNVDGVMHDADGSAASAAADLTIAYNQLNAAIPNFFPAPLLGNGQTLTAGTYAIGQSAALNNNLILDGGGNANSVFIFKIQGAFSSAAGAQVQLTNGALACNVFWKIEGLVDLAANTAMKGTVIANNAAIVLNSGVSLEGRALSTTGAITVSGVTVTRPLGCGSPVLTGPAKPVLNTIACYTVFTGNGTVTNTGISFVTGDIGSNAGLTTGFDANNVTGTIHSSPDTSTAAGAADLNNVYTYLNTLPTDIELLYPAAFGQNLVLTPHTYLMNAATVLNGTVILNAQNNPDAVFVIKINGALSTSTYASVVLQNGAQAKNVFWKVDGAINLNDYSSFKGTVVGNNGAVNLNTGTVIEGRILSTSGAVATSGINAQMTAGCTSTLGTVSAHAKDYVAKVYPNPFSSVLHIVLDDAETKSDLIIFNAAGSRVLETHLTSKTNILDMNLPAGIYFYQIKGKTGIQQSGKLISKP encoded by the coding sequence ATGAGAAAATTTTTACATCTGGTAGCCCTGGTTACCTTTATGTGCTTTAATTCACATGCGATGGGTCAGGCACCCGTACTTGGTGCAGTATCGAATTTCGCACTTTTTTCAACAAACGGAGCCGTCAGCAATACAGGACTCTCTCACCTCACCGGAAATGTCGGCACAAACAATGGGGCCAGTACTAACTTTGGAAACGTTGACGGTGTCATGCATGATGCCGACGGTTCTGCAGCCAGCGCAGCGGCGGATTTAACCATTGCCTACAACCAGCTAAATGCGGCTATTCCCAATTTCTTTCCTGCACCGCTTTTAGGGAACGGACAGACACTGACTGCAGGAACATATGCCATCGGGCAGAGTGCTGCTTTAAATAACAATCTGATCCTCGACGGAGGCGGAAATGCGAATTCAGTCTTTATTTTTAAAATCCAGGGTGCATTCTCCTCTGCCGCAGGCGCACAGGTACAGCTTACCAACGGAGCATTGGCCTGCAACGTATTCTGGAAGATAGAAGGCCTTGTAGATCTTGCAGCCAATACCGCAATGAAAGGGACGGTAATTGCAAACAATGCCGCCATAGTCCTTAACAGCGGAGTATCACTTGAAGGGCGGGCCCTTTCAACAACAGGTGCAATAACGGTATCAGGCGTCACGGTAACGAGGCCGCTTGGATGTGGATCTCCGGTCCTGACAGGACCTGCCAAACCGGTTTTAAATACCATAGCCTGCTATACCGTGTTCACAGGAAACGGAACAGTTACCAATACCGGGATTTCTTTTGTAACGGGAGACATCGGTTCAAATGCAGGGCTTACCACCGGATTTGATGCCAACAATGTAACAGGTACCATCCATTCAAGCCCTGATACCTCTACGGCAGCAGGTGCCGCAGACCTTAACAATGTCTATACGTATCTCAATACGCTTCCTACGGATATTGAATTGCTTTATCCGGCCGCATTCGGGCAGAACCTTGTGCTTACCCCGCATACGTACCTGATGAATGCCGCTACCGTTCTTAACGGAACAGTAATTTTAAATGCCCAGAATAACCCGGATGCCGTATTTGTAATTAAAATTAACGGAGCTTTATCAACCAGTACATATGCTTCTGTAGTATTACAGAACGGCGCACAGGCAAAAAATGTTTTCTGGAAGGTAGACGGAGCCATCAACCTTAATGATTATTCCAGCTTTAAGGGAACAGTGGTCGGTAATAACGGTGCAGTTAACCTGAATACTGGAACCGTGATCGAAGGACGTATCCTGAGTACGAGCGGCGCTGTTGCCACCTCCGGTATCAATGCACAGATGACCGCCGGATGTACATCTACACTGGGCACCGTTTCCGCCCATGCTAAAGATTACGTTGCCAAGGTCTATCCGAATCCATTTTCATCAGTCCTGCATATCGTCTTAGATGATGCGGAAACGAAATCAGACCTTATAATTTTTAATGCTGCAGGATCAAGAGTCTTAGAAACCCATCTGACAAGCAAGACCAATATCCTGGATATGAACCTTCCTGCCGGCATCTATTTTTATCAGATAAAAGGCAAAACAGGTATACAGCAAAGTGGTAAACTTATTTCGAAACCATAG
- a CDS encoding bacteriocin-like protein, translating to MKNLKKVNRQEMKAIKGGINCPGGQLCLIKGKWQCMPYDGCGGGNQP from the coding sequence ATGAAAAATTTAAAAAAAGTCAACAGACAGGAAATGAAAGCCATCAAGGGAGGTATTAACTGCCCGGGCGGCCAGCTGTGTTTAATTAAAGGAAAATGGCAATGCATGCCTTATGACGGATGCGGCGGCGGAAACCAGCCTTGA
- a CDS encoding bacteriocin-like protein — MKNLKKVSRDHLKHINGGALSCSQACCPPPGIKRCPWIICVAPCDLLS; from the coding sequence ATGAAAAATTTAAAAAAAGTTTCAAGAGACCATTTGAAGCATATCAATGGTGGCGCATTAAGCTGCTCCCAGGCATGCTGTCCGCCTCCGGGAATCAAAAGATGCCCGTGGATAATCTGTGTAGCTCCTTGTGATCTATTGAGTTAG